A genomic region of Prosthecobacter algae contains the following coding sequences:
- the hemW gene encoding radical SAM family heme chaperone HemW, with the protein MIQHLYVHIPFCHRICPYCSFYKHQHGSTDMAGFVEAVLAEAKREQATRALDLRTVYLGGGTPTALSEKHMERLLSGLREIFDFSQVTEYTSEVNPRTITASKAAIMRSQGVSRISLGIQAWDEPTLKILGRDHAPADAEETYQLLRGAGFDSVSLDLMFSIPGQSLQTWKETVEKTISLQPDHISAYNLNYEEDTEFFQRLRKGQYQEDEGRDAEFFYLALDLLEASGYQHYEISNYAKPGFRSIHNESYWLGEEYLGLGPSAYSTAAGQRWQNIADTTRYMELIQAGQGTAQPGEELTEDRRRTERFGLELRTVRGLPADLVLPEQQRMMTTLESEGLLTLKNGHIILTREGKPLVDSIAVALMG; encoded by the coding sequence GTGATTCAGCATCTCTACGTCCACATTCCCTTTTGCCACCGCATCTGTCCTTACTGCTCCTTTTACAAGCACCAGCACGGCAGCACGGACATGGCAGGGTTTGTTGAGGCCGTCTTGGCCGAGGCTAAGCGCGAACAGGCCACCCGTGCCCTGGACCTCCGCACCGTGTATTTGGGGGGCGGCACGCCCACGGCCCTGAGTGAAAAACACATGGAGCGCCTGCTTTCGGGTCTGCGTGAGATATTTGATTTCTCCCAGGTCACCGAATACACCAGTGAGGTGAACCCCCGCACCATTACCGCCTCCAAAGCGGCCATTATGCGCAGCCAGGGCGTCTCCCGCATCAGTCTCGGTATCCAGGCCTGGGACGAGCCCACTCTGAAGATCCTGGGCCGCGATCACGCACCGGCAGATGCCGAAGAAACGTACCAACTTCTGCGTGGGGCGGGTTTTGACAGTGTCAGCCTGGACCTCATGTTCTCCATACCGGGGCAGAGCCTGCAAACCTGGAAAGAAACGGTCGAAAAAACCATCTCCCTGCAGCCAGACCACATCTCTGCCTACAATCTGAACTACGAGGAAGACACGGAGTTCTTCCAGCGCCTGCGCAAAGGCCAGTATCAGGAGGACGAAGGCCGCGATGCGGAGTTCTTCTACCTCGCTCTCGATCTCCTGGAAGCCTCCGGTTATCAGCATTACGAGATCAGCAACTACGCCAAACCTGGCTTCCGCTCCATCCATAACGAGAGTTATTGGTTAGGCGAAGAATACCTGGGCCTGGGTCCCAGTGCCTACTCCACTGCGGCGGGCCAGCGCTGGCAAAACATTGCCGATACCACTCGCTACATGGAACTCATCCAGGCGGGGCAGGGGACTGCTCAGCCTGGCGAGGAATTGACCGAGGATCGCCGCCGTACCGAGCGATTTGGCCTGGAACTGCGCACCGTCCGCGGTCTCCCGGCAGATCTCGTGCTGCCAGAACAGCAGCGGATGATGACCACCCTGGAAAGTGAAGGCCTGCTCACCCTGAAAAACGGGCACATCATCCTCACCCGCGAGGGCAAGCCCCTCGTGGACTCCATTGCCGTAGCCCTGATGGGCTAG